From the genome of Spinacia oleracea cultivar Varoflay chromosome 2, BTI_SOV_V1, whole genome shotgun sequence, one region includes:
- the LOC110802824 gene encoding transcription factor DUO1 produces MEEFSNNNGTINNGKMSKKYYYYNKNNSNGNVTVTVGGSANYIKKGPWKCEEDQVLINHVNKYGPRDWSSIRSKGLLYRTGKSCRLRWVNKLRPNLKSGCKFTAEEERVVIELQAQIGNKWARIATHLSGRTDNDVKNFWSSRQKRLARILHSQSPPRPNKKHKSSASTSTSTFTSKDRAHFLEATKNSSMEGETSSKAQSVNSSSNSSADKNNMEMIPFTGSVDHGYPCFEESNVAYLEPIPLNTYYNNMDLQLLEPPSFPTIPHLQTDLIPFPPETQELIDRLDSSFFSPFGCTGEPALVDDGISFYSCFDGDAISGETRVKRENYNNATPDSFFDDFPSDVFDEIEPLPSPSGW; encoded by the exons ATGGAGGAGTTTAGTAATAATAATGGCACTATTAATAATGGAAAGATGAGCAAGAAATATTATTACTATAACAAGAATAATAGTAATGGTAATGTTACTGTTACTGTTGGAGGAAGTGCAAATTATATAAAGAAAGGGCCATGGAAATGCGAAGAAGATCAAGTATTGATTAACCATGTTAACAAGTATGGCCCTCGTGACTGGAGCTCCATTCGATCCAAAGGTCTTCTTTATCGTACTGGCAAGTCTTGTCGTCTTCGTTGGGTTAATAAACTTCGTCCCAATTTGAAAAG TGGATGCAAGTTTACGGCAGAAGAAGAGAGGGTGGTGATAGAATTGCAGGCGCAAATAGGGAATAAATGGGCAAGAATAGCAACACATTTGTCAGGAAGAACTGATAATGATGTCAAGAATTTCTGGAGTAGCAGGCAAAAGAGATTGGCTAGGATTTTGCACTCTCAATCTCCTCCTCGTCCTAACAAAAAGCACAAATCTTCTGCTTCTACTTCTACTTCTACTTTTACTTCTAAGGATCGTGCTCATTTTCTGGAG GCCACCAAGAATTCTTCAATGGAGGGAGAGACATCATCTAAAGCTCAATCTGTGAACTCATCCTCCAACAGCAGTGCAGACAAAAACAACATGGAAATGATACCGTTTACAGGTTCAGTCGACCACGGTTATCCATGTTTTGAAGAGAGCAACGTTGCTTATCTGGAACCAATTCCCTTAAACACATACTACAACAACATGGACTTGCAACTACTTGAACCGCCTTCTTTCCCCACCATTCCCCACCTCCAAACAGACCTAATTCCATTCCCCCCAGAAACACAGGAGCTCATCGATAGGCTCGATTCGAGCTTTTTTTCACCCTTTGGATGCACAGGTGAACCTGCACTCGTCGATGATGGTATCAGCTTTTATTCATGTTTTGATGGAGATGCAATCAGTGGTGAAACAAGAGTTAAGAGGGAGAATTACAACAATGCAACACCTGACAGCTTTTTCGACGACTTCCCTTCAGACGTGTTTGATGAGATTGAGCCCTTACCTAGCCCTTCTGGCTGGTAA